A window of Clostridioides sp. ES-S-0010-02 genomic DNA:
GCACATCTATTGCATCAACTGGACAGCTTTCTCTAGCTTCTTTTGCTGATTCTTCAGCATCACTTGGTATTTCATCAACTATAACATGTGATTTTCCATCATCAGCCATGTCAAATACTTCTGGGCATATTGATGGACATAATCCACAACCTATACAAGTATCTTGATTAACATTTGCTTTCATAATAAAATCCTCCTAGATGTTACAAATTTAAAATTTTTGTTTACCAACGATTGGCGAACTAAAACTTTGACCTTCAGTTCTTTTTTATTATGTCCTCAAATTTGAAAATAATACCTTTTCAAAATAAATTTTATAAAATTTATTTTATAGTTGTGTTATGACTATATATAATATACATTGTCTAACTCTTCGTATTCGTAGGATACTTCTCTTTTATTCTTTTTTACAGGTTCTAGATTTCTTATTTTCACTATTTTTGCTGGTATACCAACAACTGTGGCTCCATTAGGTACATCTTTAACAACAACTGAATTTGCACCTATTTTTGAATTAGAACCGATATTTAAAGCTCCTAGTATTTTTGTTCCAGCTCCAATTAATACATCATCGCCAACAGTTGGATGTCTCTTGCCAGTATCCTTTCCTGTAGCACCTAAAGTAGCTCCTTGATATATTGTTACTCTATTTCCCACTTCAGCTGTTTCGCCAATTACAACACCCATTCCATGGTCTATCAAAATACCTTCTCCCATTTTAGCTCCAGGATGTATTTCTATACCAGTCATAAATCTGGATATCTGGGATATTAATCTAGCTGAAAAAAGCATCTTCTTCTTATAAAGAAAATGAGCTATTCTATGCATTATCATTGCATGCACTGATGGATATAGTAAAAAAACTTCTATCTTAGATCTAGCTGCTGGATCATTCTTCATTATATATTCAATATCTTTATTTATTTTTTTAAACAAAGTATTCACTCCCTCAAATAAAATTATTAAAATATTCCCATGGACATATATTTATCTACTCCATCTGGAGCTACTGTTACTATTTTTTTATTTGGATATTTTTTCGCCATTTCCATAGCTCCAAATATATTTGCTCCAGAAGATATACCTACCAAAATCCCTTCCTTTGATGCAAGTAATTTAACTGTATCAAAAGCATCTTCATCATCAACTAATATTACTTCATCAACTACACTAGAATCATAATTTTCAGGAACAAAGTTAGCTCCTATTCCTTGTATTTTATGAGGTCCAGTTTTATTTTCTGATATAGCTGGAGATTTTTTTGGCTCAAGTGCAACTACTTTTATATTTGGATTTTGCTCTTTTAAATATCTTGCAGTCCCTATTAAAGTACCACCTGTTCCAACTCCACATACAAATATATCTAAATCTCTAACATCATTCATAATTTCAACTGCTGTTGTTTTATAATGTGCATTTGGATTGTCTTTATTTTCAAATTGTTTCAAACTTTTATAGTTTGGATTTTCTCTCAATAGTTCATTTGCTTTTTCTATAGAGCCTGACATTCCAGCTTTTCCATCTGTAAGTACTAAATTTGCTCCATAAGCCTTCATTAAATCTCGTCTCTCGATACTCATAGTCTCTGGCATTACTATTACTACTTCATATCCTTTTAATCTTCCTATCATGGATAATGCAATACCAGTGTTGCCACTAGTTGCTTCTACTAGTACATCACCCTTTTTTAATTCTCCTCTTTTTTCTAATCCTTCTAGCATTTCATAAACTGCTCTATCTTTTATACTTCCTGCTGGATTTACTTTTTCTAATTTTACATATATGTTAGAACACCCGTTAGTACATCCTAAATTATTCAACCTTACTACAGGTGTGTTTCCTATCAACTCTAATGCGTTATTATATAACATACTACTTCCTCCTATATGTCCAATTCTATTATCAAATTGATAACGATAAATATATTATAGTATTATCATTTTGATAATGCAACCTTTTTT
This region includes:
- the cysE gene encoding serine O-acetyltransferase yields the protein MFKKINKDIEYIMKNDPAARSKIEVFLLYPSVHAMIMHRIAHFLYKKKMLFSARLISQISRFMTGIEIHPGAKMGEGILIDHGMGVVIGETAEVGNRVTIYQGATLGATGKDTGKRHPTVGDDVLIGAGTKILGALNIGSNSKIGANSVVVKDVPNGATVVGIPAKIVKIRNLEPVKKNKREVSYEYEELDNVYYI
- the cysK gene encoding cysteine synthase A — protein: MLYNNALELIGNTPVVRLNNLGCTNGCSNIYVKLEKVNPAGSIKDRAVYEMLEGLEKRGELKKGDVLVEATSGNTGIALSMIGRLKGYEVVIVMPETMSIERRDLMKAYGANLVLTDGKAGMSGSIEKANELLRENPNYKSLKQFENKDNPNAHYKTTAVEIMNDVRDLDIFVCGVGTGGTLIGTARYLKEQNPNIKVVALEPKKSPAISENKTGPHKIQGIGANFVPENYDSSVVDEVILVDDEDAFDTVKLLASKEGILVGISSGANIFGAMEMAKKYPNKKIVTVAPDGVDKYMSMGIF
- a CDS encoding ferredoxin; the protein is MKANVNQDTCIGCGLCPSICPEVFDMADDGKSHVIVDEIPSDAEESAKEARESCPVDAIDVH